A single Diachasmimorpha longicaudata isolate KC_UGA_2023 chromosome 10, iyDiaLong2, whole genome shotgun sequence DNA region contains:
- the LOC135166554 gene encoding arginine-glutamic acid dipeptide repeats protein-like isoform X1: protein MSAGTQGEIRVGPSHQELVSCQARLPEYRPGVPPAELQPDPEFIKEREELRWIPAMSLDGDLVMYLRAARSMAAFAGMCDGGSPDDGCVAASRDDTTINALDILHDSGYDPGRALQALVKCPVPKGIDKKWSEEETKRFVKGLRQFGKNFSRIRKDLLPHKDTPELVEFYYLWKKTPGANNNRPHRRRRQGSLRRIRNTRNSRAGTPKEEAPAPKESTPPNTTSAKETTNEPETPPVGASASSNTTTTNSNSNPGGEVSSVTEDDNSEEDSDSRDTNTNGSAFERSCQHCFSTTSKDYQIAGKDRLLLCLECRSHLKKTGELPPAQPYLFRPVPAESPDSPGRMRTRNKAKETPRPSRPRRNGGTDTPDQEKQEKVSNQATPDKKKKATVATKVETPKKGQKRPPEEPDEDKETQKRKRGSPDSPSESLTTDSNSLMDEPERENEIDNSEQQVVPAVVEESGSPVVEQQDEPVEPPLTTAVSTPLPINVPTIPINVPVIHSLDKKPIIDEMPEVKTEPEDSPISIKLPLPLKLEPVPSEPEMSPIKEEPSEPEQPQALVTSQSMGISDLSQNIPRNLSQSMNNPVLMTPQSLPPVSLPQPPQQIPLNMQYPTPVPTQNVPQNLSQSIQIPQSIPQPIPPSIPSRDLLPPQNLSNHTPEVQQLPQNMSVPPLNLNIPQNLSQISQMPASPQPLGLTLAPQDSRLPEERIPDRRLPDRLSDRMESQDPQERPPEPGLFQPIQPSPLPPEKPAIYSLACTPPLEPQNLKIKQEIVPEPDPLQSLKEVKVPGYQPGFPGPSLDNIKKDPDANIKPPTPSKHQHPPPQQSVPQIQPVTASPTPTLPPPTSIPQPVMHPSQQPSPHMAHSFHPHHPLMHHSLFAAMHPYHPHAYPGYPPVGTYPSFPPYPYAPVPHAIPPPSPQRSQESTTMMTAHHSSTSSSVTTREEGENLIATHHHSSSLHQATTLHHDKLLSISSHSSHSHSSSHSQHNQRNKPMVSSCMTSTSSVHHHHRGPSGQPTGPPPPAIEPKIEEIMEPEPEEPPSPRGPSPEPRIEDSECHRSQSAIFLRHWNRGENNSCTRTDLTFKPVPESKLARKRDERTRKQAEKEREERDRAAQHARKMSTPEKQPEVCKPPSRGPMEPVVSPYDRYAARPTYADTPALRQLSEYARPHAAFSPARHPAPPDPMLHYMYGPGARERMELEHMEREKREREIRELRERELNDRLKEELMKGSPRAMPGPIDAHWMEMQRRYAAAGLAPGPSGPPQGLHQFGIYGAPPGPSQLDRERLERLGVLEFLSRTAAASANYPRPGMMPRDPSLGLHPAELLGRPYADMAVHHEQIQRHLMLERERFPPHASLMHHEEYIRQQRERELKVRALEEAARGSRP from the exons ATGTCCGCCGGCACCCAGGGGGAGATTCGGGTCGGTCCATCGCACCAG GAATTGGTTTCTTGCCAGGCCCGTTTGCCTGAGTACCGGCCGGGCGTACCACCAGCTGAACTACAACCAGATCCTGAATTTATTAAGGAAAGAGAGGAATTAAGATGGATACCGGCAATGTCGTTAGACGGAGATCTCGTCATGTACCTGAGGGCTGCACGCTCAATGGCAGCTTTTGCTGGTATGTGTGATGGAGGTTCACCAGATGATGGTTGCGTTGCAGCATCCAGAGACGATACGACAATTAATGCACTCGATATACTCCATGATTCTGGATATGATCCTGGTAGAGCACTTCAAGCACTCGTCAAGTGTCCAGTACCCAAAGGcattgataaaaaatggtCCGAGGAGGAGACT AAACGTTTCGTCAAAGGACTCCGTCAATTTGGAAAGAATTTTTCGCGCATCCGTAAAGACCTACTACCGCACAAAGACACCCCTGAGCTCGTTGAGTTCTATTACCTGTGGAAAAAGACACCAGGTGCCAATAACAATCGTCCCCATCGCCGTCGCCGGCAGGGCTCACTCCGTAGAATTCGTAATACCCGTAATTCACGCGCTGGTACTCCAAAGGAGGAGGCCCCAGCCCCCAAAGAATCAACGCCCCCAAACACGACGAGCGCTAAAGAGACTACAAACGAGCCCGAGACACCGCCAGTCGGTGCCTCGGCAAGCTCAAACACAACCACGACAAATAGCAATAGCAATCCTGGTGGTGAGGTAAGTTCAGTCACTGAGGACGATAATTCCGAGGAGGACAGTGACTCAAGGGATACCAATACCAACGGCTCAGCATTTGAGAGATCCTGCCAGCACTGTTTCTCAACTACCTCCAAGGACTACCAGATAGCGGGCAAAGATCGTCTCCTTTTGTGCTTAGAATGTCGTtcgcatttgaaaaaaactggGGAATTACCCCCCGCTCAGCCGTACCTATTTCGTCCGGTACCAGCGGAATCACCAGACAGTCCAGGTAGAATGCGAACACGTAATAAAGCCAAGGAAACACCAAGGCCATCGCGACCACGTCGTAACGGTGGTACAGATACACCAGATCAAGAAAAACAGGAGAAAGTGTCGAATCAAGCGACACccgataaaaagaaaaaagcaACTGTTGCTACCAAGGTGGAGACCCCAAAGAAGGGCCAGAAAAGGCCCCCAGAAGAGCCTGACGAGGACAAAGAGACCCAAAAACGCAAGAGAGGTAGTCCAGACAGTCCATCTGAATCTCTCACAACAGATTCAAATTCACTGATGGATGAGCCTGAAAGGGAGAACGAAATTGATAATAGTGAGCAACAAGTTGTACCAGCTGTAGTTGAGGAATCGGGTTCACCAGTAGTTGAACAGCAGGATGAGCCTGTTGAACCACCATTGACAACAGCTGTATCAACTCCACTACCGATAAATGTTCCCACAATACCTATAAATGTTCCTGTCATTCATTCGCTCGATAAAAAACCGATTATCGATGAAATGCCAGAGGTAAAGACAGAGCCCGAGGATTCACCCATCAGCATCAAGCTACCACTGCCCTTGAAGCTGGAGCCAGTGCCGAGTGAACCAGAGATGTCACCGATAAAAGAGGAACCTAGTGAGCCTGAACAACCTCAAGCCCTTGTGACATCTCAATCAATGGGTATAAGTGATTTATCCCAAAATATACCCAGAAATTTATCCCAATCGATGAATAATCCTGTGTTAATGACACCCCAGAGTCTGCCACCAGTCTCTCTACCCCAGCCCCCTCAGCAAATCCCCCTGAACATGCAGTATCCAACACCAGTACCCACCCAAAATGTCCCCCAAAATCTTTCGCAATCGATACAAATTCCCCAGAGTATACCCCAACCAATTCCTCCTAGTATACCCTCAAGAGACTTACTTCCTCCCCAAAATCTATCAAATCACACACCAGAGGTTCAACAATTGCCCCAGAATATGTCTGTACCACCCCTGAACCTGAACATCCCCCAGAATCTTTCCCAAATATCCCAGATGCCAGCCTCACCTCAACCACTGGGATTGACCCTGGCACCCCAAGATTCAAGACTCCCCGAGGAGAGAATTCCTGATCGTAGATTGCCAGACAGATTATCAGATCGTATGGAGTCTCAAGATCCTCAGGAGCGTCCCCCTGAGCCAGGTCTCTTCCAACCAATTCAGCCATCTCCATTGCCACCAGAGAAACCGGCGATCTACAGCCTGGCATGCACCCCACCGCTGGAGCCCCAGAATCTCAAGATCAAACAGGAAATTGTCCCAGAGCCCGATCCCCTCCAGAGTCTGAAGGAGGTCAAAGTGCCAGGGTATCAGCCAGGTTTTCCAGGACCCAGTCTCGACAATATCAAGAAGGATCCTGATGCAAATATCAAACCTCCAACGCCTTCCAAACATCAACATCCACCACCACAACAGAGTGTACCGCAGATTCAACCGGTGACAGCATCACCAACACCAACATTACCACCACCAACGTCAATTCCCCAGCCTGTTATGCATCCCAGCCAACAGCCAAGTCCACACATGGCTCACAGCTTCCATCCTCATCATCCTCTGATGCATCACTCACTATTTGCAGCAATGCATCCTTACCATCCACATGCCTATCCTGGATATCCACCAGTTGGTACATATCCTAGCTTTCCACCATACCCCTACGCCCCAGTTCCCCATGCAATACCCCCACCAAGTCCCCAGAGAAGTCAGGAATCTACGACGATGATGACTGCCCATCACTCGAGCACCAGCTCAAGTGTTACCACTCGGGAAGAGGGAGAGAACCTCATTGCAACGCATCATCACTCATCGAGTCTCCATCAGGCAACGACTCTTCATCACGACAAATTGCTTAGTATATCTTCACACTCGTCACACAGTCACTCGTCCTCTCACTCACAACACAATCAGAGGAACAAGCCCATGGTGTCGTCGTGTATGACGTCAACGTCATCGGTGCATCACCACCACAGGGGACCATCCGGTCAGCCAACGGGACCACCCCCACCGGCAATTGAGCCCAAGATCGAGGAAATCATGGAGCCAGAACCAGAGGAGCCTCCCAGTCCACGGGGGCCATCACCAGAGCCGAGGATCGAGGATTCCGAGTGCCACAG GTCACAATCAGCAATTTTCCTGAGACACTGGAATCGTGGTGAGAATAACTCCTGCACGAGAACAGATCTGACGTTCAAGCCAGTGCCTGAATCGAAGCTAGCGAGGAAGAGGGACGAGCGAACGAGGAAACAGGCGGAGAAGGAACGAgaggagagggacagggcggCCCAACACGCGCGGAAGATGTCGACGCCGGAGAAGCAGCCGGAGGTTTGTAAGCCACCGTCTAGGGGGCCAATGGAGCCCGTGGTGTCGCCGTACGACAGGTACGCAGCACGACCCACGTACGCCGATACACCAGCACTCAGACAATTGTCTGAATATGCAAGACCACATGCGGCCTTCAGCCCTGCCAGGCATCCAGCACCACCGGATCCAATGCTCCATTATATGTATGGTCCTGGTGCCAGAGAGAGGATGGAGCTAGAGCACATGGAGAGGGAGAAACGAGAGCGAGAGATACGCGAGCTCAGGGAGAGGGAACTCAATGATCGACTTAAAGAGGAACTCATGAAGGGGAGCCCCAGAGCCATGCCTGGGCCTATCGACGCCCACTGGATGGAGATGCAGAGGCGGTATGCAGCAGCGGGACTTGCGCCTGGACCCAGTGGACCTCCTCAGGGACTCCATCAGTTTGGTATCTATGGGGCACCACCTGGACCCAGTCAACTCGATCGTGAGAGGCTGGAGAGATTAG gtgttttggaatttttatctcgA
- the LOC135166554 gene encoding arginine-glutamic acid dipeptide repeats protein-like isoform X3, whose translation MSAGTQGEIRVGPSHQELVSCQARLPEYRPGVPPAELQPDPEFIKEREELRWIPAMSLDGDLVMYLRAARSMAAFAGMCDGGSPDDGCVAASRDDTTINALDILHDSGYDPGRALQALVKCPVPKGIDKKWSEEETKRFVKGLRQFGKNFSRIRKDLLPHKDTPELVEFYYLWKKTPGANNNRPHRRRRQGSLRRIRNTRNSRAGTPKEEAPAPKESTPPNTTSAKETTNEPETPPVGASASSNTTTTNSNSNPGGEVSSVTEDDNSEEDSDSRDTNTNGSAFERSCQHCFSTTSKDYQIAGKDRLLLCLECRSHLKKTGELPPAQPYLFRPVPAESPDSPGRMRTRNKAKETPRPSRPRRNGGTDTPDQEKQEKVSNQATPDKKKKATVATKVETPKKGQKRPPEEPDEDKETQKRKRGSPDSPSESLTTDSNSLMDEPERENEIDNSEQQVVPAVVEESGSPVVEQQDEPVEPPLTTAVSTPLPINVPTIPINVPVIHSLDKKPIIDEMPEVKTEPEDSPISIKLPLPLKLEPVPSEPEMSPIKEEPSEPEQPQALVTSQSMGISDLSQNIPRNLSQSMNNPVLMTPQSLPPVSLPQPPQQIPLNMQYPTPVPTQNVPQNLSQSIQIPQSIPQPIPPSIPSRDLLPPQNLSNHTPEVQQLPQNMSVPPLNLNIPQNLSQISQMPASPQPLGLTLAPQDSRLPEERIPDRRLPDRLSDRMESQDPQERPPEPGLFQPIQPSPLPPEKPAIYSLACTPPLEPQNLKIKQEIVPEPDPLQSLKEVKVPGYQPGFPGPSLDNIKKDPDANIKPPTPSKHQHPPPQQSVPQIQPVTASPTPTLPPPTSIPQPVMHPSQQPSPHMAHSFHPHHPLMHHSLFAAMHPYHPHAYPGYPPVGTYPSFPPYPYAPVPHAIPPPSPQRSQESTTMMTAHHSSTSSSVTTREEGENLIATHHHSSSLHQATTLHHDKLLSISSHSSHSHSSSHSQHNQRNKPMVSSCMTSTSSVHHHHRGPSGQPTGPPPPAIEPKIEEIMEPEPEEPPSPRGPSPEPRIEDSECHRSQSAIFLRHWNRGENNSCTRTDLTFKPVPESKLARKRDERTRKQAEKEREERDRAAQHARKMSTPEKQPEVCKPPSRGPMEPVVSPYDRYAARPTYADTPALRQLSEYARPHAAFSPARHPAPPDPMLHYMYGPGARERMELEHMEREKREREIRELRERELNDRLKEELMKGSPRAMPGPIDAHWMEMQRRYAAAGLAPGPSGPPQGLHQFGIYGAPPGPSQLDRERLERLAAASANYPRPGMMPRDPSLGLHPAELLGRPYADMAVHHEQIQRHLMLERERFPPHASLMHHEEYIRQQRERELKVRALEEAARGSRP comes from the exons ATGTCCGCCGGCACCCAGGGGGAGATTCGGGTCGGTCCATCGCACCAG GAATTGGTTTCTTGCCAGGCCCGTTTGCCTGAGTACCGGCCGGGCGTACCACCAGCTGAACTACAACCAGATCCTGAATTTATTAAGGAAAGAGAGGAATTAAGATGGATACCGGCAATGTCGTTAGACGGAGATCTCGTCATGTACCTGAGGGCTGCACGCTCAATGGCAGCTTTTGCTGGTATGTGTGATGGAGGTTCACCAGATGATGGTTGCGTTGCAGCATCCAGAGACGATACGACAATTAATGCACTCGATATACTCCATGATTCTGGATATGATCCTGGTAGAGCACTTCAAGCACTCGTCAAGTGTCCAGTACCCAAAGGcattgataaaaaatggtCCGAGGAGGAGACT AAACGTTTCGTCAAAGGACTCCGTCAATTTGGAAAGAATTTTTCGCGCATCCGTAAAGACCTACTACCGCACAAAGACACCCCTGAGCTCGTTGAGTTCTATTACCTGTGGAAAAAGACACCAGGTGCCAATAACAATCGTCCCCATCGCCGTCGCCGGCAGGGCTCACTCCGTAGAATTCGTAATACCCGTAATTCACGCGCTGGTACTCCAAAGGAGGAGGCCCCAGCCCCCAAAGAATCAACGCCCCCAAACACGACGAGCGCTAAAGAGACTACAAACGAGCCCGAGACACCGCCAGTCGGTGCCTCGGCAAGCTCAAACACAACCACGACAAATAGCAATAGCAATCCTGGTGGTGAGGTAAGTTCAGTCACTGAGGACGATAATTCCGAGGAGGACAGTGACTCAAGGGATACCAATACCAACGGCTCAGCATTTGAGAGATCCTGCCAGCACTGTTTCTCAACTACCTCCAAGGACTACCAGATAGCGGGCAAAGATCGTCTCCTTTTGTGCTTAGAATGTCGTtcgcatttgaaaaaaactggGGAATTACCCCCCGCTCAGCCGTACCTATTTCGTCCGGTACCAGCGGAATCACCAGACAGTCCAGGTAGAATGCGAACACGTAATAAAGCCAAGGAAACACCAAGGCCATCGCGACCACGTCGTAACGGTGGTACAGATACACCAGATCAAGAAAAACAGGAGAAAGTGTCGAATCAAGCGACACccgataaaaagaaaaaagcaACTGTTGCTACCAAGGTGGAGACCCCAAAGAAGGGCCAGAAAAGGCCCCCAGAAGAGCCTGACGAGGACAAAGAGACCCAAAAACGCAAGAGAGGTAGTCCAGACAGTCCATCTGAATCTCTCACAACAGATTCAAATTCACTGATGGATGAGCCTGAAAGGGAGAACGAAATTGATAATAGTGAGCAACAAGTTGTACCAGCTGTAGTTGAGGAATCGGGTTCACCAGTAGTTGAACAGCAGGATGAGCCTGTTGAACCACCATTGACAACAGCTGTATCAACTCCACTACCGATAAATGTTCCCACAATACCTATAAATGTTCCTGTCATTCATTCGCTCGATAAAAAACCGATTATCGATGAAATGCCAGAGGTAAAGACAGAGCCCGAGGATTCACCCATCAGCATCAAGCTACCACTGCCCTTGAAGCTGGAGCCAGTGCCGAGTGAACCAGAGATGTCACCGATAAAAGAGGAACCTAGTGAGCCTGAACAACCTCAAGCCCTTGTGACATCTCAATCAATGGGTATAAGTGATTTATCCCAAAATATACCCAGAAATTTATCCCAATCGATGAATAATCCTGTGTTAATGACACCCCAGAGTCTGCCACCAGTCTCTCTACCCCAGCCCCCTCAGCAAATCCCCCTGAACATGCAGTATCCAACACCAGTACCCACCCAAAATGTCCCCCAAAATCTTTCGCAATCGATACAAATTCCCCAGAGTATACCCCAACCAATTCCTCCTAGTATACCCTCAAGAGACTTACTTCCTCCCCAAAATCTATCAAATCACACACCAGAGGTTCAACAATTGCCCCAGAATATGTCTGTACCACCCCTGAACCTGAACATCCCCCAGAATCTTTCCCAAATATCCCAGATGCCAGCCTCACCTCAACCACTGGGATTGACCCTGGCACCCCAAGATTCAAGACTCCCCGAGGAGAGAATTCCTGATCGTAGATTGCCAGACAGATTATCAGATCGTATGGAGTCTCAAGATCCTCAGGAGCGTCCCCCTGAGCCAGGTCTCTTCCAACCAATTCAGCCATCTCCATTGCCACCAGAGAAACCGGCGATCTACAGCCTGGCATGCACCCCACCGCTGGAGCCCCAGAATCTCAAGATCAAACAGGAAATTGTCCCAGAGCCCGATCCCCTCCAGAGTCTGAAGGAGGTCAAAGTGCCAGGGTATCAGCCAGGTTTTCCAGGACCCAGTCTCGACAATATCAAGAAGGATCCTGATGCAAATATCAAACCTCCAACGCCTTCCAAACATCAACATCCACCACCACAACAGAGTGTACCGCAGATTCAACCGGTGACAGCATCACCAACACCAACATTACCACCACCAACGTCAATTCCCCAGCCTGTTATGCATCCCAGCCAACAGCCAAGTCCACACATGGCTCACAGCTTCCATCCTCATCATCCTCTGATGCATCACTCACTATTTGCAGCAATGCATCCTTACCATCCACATGCCTATCCTGGATATCCACCAGTTGGTACATATCCTAGCTTTCCACCATACCCCTACGCCCCAGTTCCCCATGCAATACCCCCACCAAGTCCCCAGAGAAGTCAGGAATCTACGACGATGATGACTGCCCATCACTCGAGCACCAGCTCAAGTGTTACCACTCGGGAAGAGGGAGAGAACCTCATTGCAACGCATCATCACTCATCGAGTCTCCATCAGGCAACGACTCTTCATCACGACAAATTGCTTAGTATATCTTCACACTCGTCACACAGTCACTCGTCCTCTCACTCACAACACAATCAGAGGAACAAGCCCATGGTGTCGTCGTGTATGACGTCAACGTCATCGGTGCATCACCACCACAGGGGACCATCCGGTCAGCCAACGGGACCACCCCCACCGGCAATTGAGCCCAAGATCGAGGAAATCATGGAGCCAGAACCAGAGGAGCCTCCCAGTCCACGGGGGCCATCACCAGAGCCGAGGATCGAGGATTCCGAGTGCCACAG GTCACAATCAGCAATTTTCCTGAGACACTGGAATCGTGGTGAGAATAACTCCTGCACGAGAACAGATCTGACGTTCAAGCCAGTGCCTGAATCGAAGCTAGCGAGGAAGAGGGACGAGCGAACGAGGAAACAGGCGGAGAAGGAACGAgaggagagggacagggcggCCCAACACGCGCGGAAGATGTCGACGCCGGAGAAGCAGCCGGAGGTTTGTAAGCCACCGTCTAGGGGGCCAATGGAGCCCGTGGTGTCGCCGTACGACAGGTACGCAGCACGACCCACGTACGCCGATACACCAGCACTCAGACAATTGTCTGAATATGCAAGACCACATGCGGCCTTCAGCCCTGCCAGGCATCCAGCACCACCGGATCCAATGCTCCATTATATGTATGGTCCTGGTGCCAGAGAGAGGATGGAGCTAGAGCACATGGAGAGGGAGAAACGAGAGCGAGAGATACGCGAGCTCAGGGAGAGGGAACTCAATGATCGACTTAAAGAGGAACTCATGAAGGGGAGCCCCAGAGCCATGCCTGGGCCTATCGACGCCCACTGGATGGAGATGCAGAGGCGGTATGCAGCAGCGGGACTTGCGCCTGGACCCAGTGGACCTCCTCAGGGACTCCATCAGTTTGGTATCTATGGGGCACCACCTGGACCCAGTCAACTCGATCGTGAGAGGCTGGAGAGATTAG